TAAAAGCAGCCAAAAGGCAAAACACAAAAGGCCTTTCTGTGGTAAAACCCAATTCTATCAACATGAATACAAGGTAAAGCAACTGACCTGATTGGTGCTTATTAGATACAAGTGAAAGCCAGTGAGTCCACCAGCAAACCACAGGTAATGTGAGCTCTGACATATTTACCACAATACATCAGCCtgttaaatacattattcatacaGTAACCATACATATTGCAGACAAACTATAAGATTTTATTATAGCCAACCAAAACCAAACACGTAATGTTGATAACCAAATTCATATCAACttttcaacattattattattaaaattgTACTCAGTTTCTActgttactaaaaaaaaaaaacagagtcaGTTTCTACTGttactaaaaaagaaaaaaaacagagTTTCTACtgtcattaaaaaaaatatcacCGCCATAACATTGTCGACTATTTAATTTCCCTTTGGAATATTGCTACAGGTCTTCTTATTGTGGCCTTCTGTACCACATCTGCTGCATGTCACTGTTGATTTCTTAAATTTCCCCTCGTGGAATGGTTTCATTCGTTTGGTAGCTGGTCTTCCTGGTGGTCTTTTACCATCTGGTGGCAACACAATCTCTTCCTTTACATGCCTCGGTATATCCCATGTACTTTCACATGGAAGAGGCACAACTGGTATTGCATATGTATCTAGGAAATTCTTATTGTTGTAGTAGGCAGAGGTATATTCCGCTCCATGTTGGTGCCTATACACTATAGCAGCCATAGCATGCCCGCAAGGTATCTCATCCAGTTGAAATCTTCCACAAGTACACGTCCTAGCTCGAAGACACACTGTGAACCTCCTAACACCATCAATCACTGTATGTAGAAATTCAGTGGAAGCTCGTACCTGCAATCAAAATTACATTTGTACAAGTAATTCAGAAATTATACACTAaacatacaacatatatacacatattatagaGTTTTCATACATAtgacagaaaaaaaaaaggatataagTTAACAGAAGGATTATCTTACAGTCATACGGTGTGATAATACCCCATTCTTGTTGATAATTTCTTGATACTTTTTAGTAAGATCTGTGAATGTATTCTTTGCTTCTTCATTGTGCGTCGCATTCCATCTTTCAACCAATTCCCTCATGAAATCCAATAATTTTGCCACCGGCAATTCCCTAGCATTCACTGTAGCATTGTTTATAGATTCAGCTATGTTTGAAGTCTGTGTCCGTGTTCTTTTTACTGTTGCATGTATCCGTGTCCATTTATGATAACCAATCTCAAACAAGTATCTCCTCAGCTTCCTATCTATTTTGGTCACCCTTCCCATGCATTCGTTAAACTCTTGGAGGGTGTATGCCTTAGCCATTGCATAGTATAATTTCCTCATCTGCTCTTTGTTTCTGTGGCATTTCTTAATTAAATTGTTCCACAAATGCCAAATACAGGCATAATGAGGCAGCCCAGGGTACACTGCTGCACTCGCATTCCATATACTTTCATGCCTATCCGACACAAAGCACATGTTCTCCCTCTCACCAAAAGCATCCCTGAACCGCTCAAAGGACCATATCCAAGATGAATCATTTTCGGAATCAACTATACCATATGCAAGCGGCAGTAGACTACCTGTTTCCATACACAAATAATACAATCAGTtataaactttaaaaaaaaaaaaaaaaaaaaaaaaacaaacaaacaaacctCCTGGATCCAATGTACAAGCAATTAGCATAGTCCCATTGTAAGTTGATTTAAGATGGGTTCCATCAACCACCACTATAGGTTTGCAATACTCCCATCCTCTAATACAAGCTTCCAGTGCTATAAAGGTATACAAGACGGTCTTCCTCTGTTTTTTCCAATCTTACAACCGATCCCGGATATGTCTTCTGTAAAATATATAAGTAGGCTGGAATTTTACTGTACGAGTCGGTGGGATCCCCTCGTAACATAATCATTGCCTTTTGCTTCGCTCTATAAGCTTGCATGTAGGTCAATGTTACACCATGTTGTTTCCTCATGGCCCTAGATATATCCTTGGGTGTGTATATTGTTTTTGGATCTTCATACTTATCCATTATAATAATGCTGACGACATTGGAAGTTGCTTGACGTTGTTCATAAATTCTATCCTTTAACAAGCATGTGTGCACATCACAGAAATTCCTAATCTTGAAAAGCCTTGACTCATTTAGACTTGAGGCCTTTAAACACCATGAACAATTGTCACCAGGGCATACGAGATGATAGCTATTGATGAAGAAGTACACATCAGAAACATTGAaaaatatacatttttatacatacatcatacaatattcatacacccacatatattatatatgtgaTTTACATACATACATGCTTCATACATTTTTTATTTATCTACAATAAACAATAATATTTGTTCGTACCTTTTTGTACCAGACCTTTTCACCCGAAATTGAAACTGCTTCATAAAGGCATAGTGCCTCATAACTGCATTGAGTGTTTCTTTATCCTTGTAAATCTGTTTTTCCACAACAAATTCATGTCGAGGGTCGCTTATTATTTCAGTTTCACAACTATCCAACAACTCATTATGTTCACTTGAAGCCATATCAATCTGTTCAATAATATTTCCCATGTATGAAGATTGAATTTCTCGACCCCTGT
Above is a genomic segment from Lycium barbarum isolate Lr01 chromosome 12, ASM1917538v2, whole genome shotgun sequence containing:
- the LOC132624218 gene encoding uncharacterized protein LOC132624218 translates to MEGIEFHHDGESSSSSINRGREIQSSYMGNIIEQIDMASSEHNELLDSCETEIISDPRHEFVVEKQIYKDKETLNAVMRHYAFMKQFQFRVKRSGTKSYHLVCPGDNCSWCLKASSLNESRLFKIRNFCDVHTCLLKDRIYEQRQATSNVVSIIIMDKYEDPKTIYTPKDISRAMRKQHGVTLTYMQAYRAKQKRKTVLYTFIALEACIRGWEYCKPIVVVDGTHLKSTYNGTMLIACTLDPGGSLLPLAYGIVDSENDSSWIWSFERFRDAFGERENMCFVSDRHESIWNASAAVYPGLPHYACIWHLWNNLIKKCHRNKEQMRKLYYAMAKAYTLQEFNECMGRVTKIDRKLRRYLFEIGYHKWTRIHATVKRTRTQTSNIAESINNATVNARELPVAKLLDFMRELVERWNATHNEEAKNTFTDLTKKYQEIINKNGVRASTEFLHTVIDGVRRFTVCLRARTCTCGRFQLDEIPCGHAMAAIVYRHQHGAEYTSAYYNNKNFLDTYAIPVVPLPCESTWDIPRHVKEEIVLPPDGKRPPGRPATKRMKPFHEGKFKKSTVTCSRCELTLPVVCWWTHWLSLVSNKHQSEPEARAATRFKTPLKPNCMKDVSNMINKLKDS